A window from Festucalex cinctus isolate MCC-2025b chromosome 4, RoL_Fcin_1.0, whole genome shotgun sequence encodes these proteins:
- the LOC144017097 gene encoding proline-rich protein 33-like, translating into MYLHERHHTLRSQCQFLKQASVSVSTPSPNKGTSPQSQQTTGLKDKDVLKVKDTQGMLERPEVEPSMKSVTSPASSIAEKKTVQPGTSPLPTEPKAAQKPKGLKAKLSGWTRLKKHMIVEPEEPAFPEPLAKSQDEASDNDKADEIKQQLSVDQCDNEDLVNNQVSPRALRMWDALLFQMFSTKDRIMQQINSTKKDTEKKKASKNIQAEVPSFVNRLPVLLYSPRFDARKLKEAAEKPLTKIATVFERGLMKRKTQEDDCKDFNRIARGFGPN; encoded by the exons ATGTATCTACACGAAAGGCATCATACTCTGAGGTCCCAATGCCAATTCCTAAAGCAG GCCTCAGTATCAGTCTCAACTCCATCCCCAAACAAAGGAACGTCACCGCAATCTCAGCAAACCACTGGACTCAAAGACAAGGATGTTTTGAAGGTGAAGGACACACAAGGCATGTTGGAGAGACCAGAAGTCGAACCCTCCATGAAGTCAGTGACATCACCTGCATCTTCAATTGCTGAGAAAAAGACAGTTCAACCAGGAACATCTCCCTTACCTACCGAGCCAAAGGCAGCCCAAAAACCAAAAGGCCTTAAGGCTAAACTCAGCGGATGGACACGCCTCAAAAAACACATGATAGTTGAACCAGAGGAACCTGCCTTTCCAGAGCCACTGGCCAAATCTCAGGATGAGGCCAGTGACAACGACAAAGCAGATGAAATTAAGCAGCAGTTGTCAGTAGACCAATGTGATAATGAAGACTTGGTCAATAACCAGGTGAGTCCCAGGGCGCTAAGGATGTGGGATGCCCTTCTCTTCCAGATGTTCTCCACCAAAGATCGAATCATGCAACAGATCAACTCCACCAAAAAGGataccgaaaagaaaaaggcctcCAAAAACATCCAGGCAGAGGTTCCATCCTTTGTCAATCGCCTACCGGTTTTGCTGTACAGTCCTCGGTTTGATGCGAGGAAATTGAAAGAGGCAGCAGAGAAGCCTCTGACAAAAATAGCAACAGTGTTTGAAAGGGGACTGATGAAACGAAAAACTCAGGAGGATGATTGCAAGGACTTTAATAGGATAGCTAGAGGATTTGGACCGAATTAA
- the LOC144017711 gene encoding uncharacterized protein LOC144017711 — MSQSIRRRSSSRQLLENLIQVTVQRSLEDAEEVERERRRRTRERQREEGTSPHQQNKPTLSRGSDEEMKPSCCFVQEEDEGFSDWSHRLENRNDLQHFRVKKQEALSMQWEAGRNDERKKEDDEEQKGWQPKQRSHTLQKSPTLGKKEVKQPSCSKVFLSNDPRQQQATDSPAETIPHMASARMSKGVCMVKQEEEDVQQILQKEQRSDNSSNRPTYEDDQEELNFVPEGTKERLAGFEGSQKLAEERPKGKGCKSDEDKNRRSGLSVYSSEEDETLNCYGAMSPTFKKLLIQFYPDEAKCRIPTDGKCVITERTESLRKSANIKKKIPQPLCISKIDKKLQQYTHALEVSTKECKTTSPVLVDVISPLGHKKSLFEAGVAWNQNALSNTSPKECSSGKKSKFVVMAYGKYEKVSDEDGCSDDTNWTG; from the exons GGTGACGGTCCAGCGGAGCCTTGAGGATGCGGAGGAGGTGGAGCGAGAGCGCAGGAGGAGAACCAGAGAGAGGCAGAGAGAAGAAGGGACTTCGCCTCACCAGCAAAATAAACCAACATTATCAAGAgg GTCGGACGAAGAAATGAAGCCGAGTTGCTGTTTCGTTCAGGAAGAGGACGAGGGATTCAGTGACTGGAGCCACAGGTTGGAGAACCGTAATGATCTTCAGCACTTCAGGGTCAAGAAACAAGAAGCTTTATCAATGCAGTGGGAAGCAGGTAGAAATGATGAGAGGAaaaaagaagatgatgaagaacaGAAGGGATGGCAGCCAAAACAAAGGAGTCACACCCTGCAAAAAAGTCCTACACTGGGG aaaaaagaagtaaagcAACCTTCCTGCTCTAAAGTGTTTCTGTCGAATGATCCAAGACAACAGCAGGCCACCGACTCACCAGCCGAAACAATACCCCACATGGCGTCTGCAAGGATGAG TAAAGGGGTGTGCATGGTGAAGCAAGAGGAAGAAGATGTGCAACAGATTTTGCAGAAAGAGCAGAGATCAGACAATAGCAGTAATAGACCCACATATGAAGATGATCAAGAGGAACTCAACTTCGTCCCTGAAGGGACGAAGGAAAGGCTTGCCGGGTTTGAGGGAAGCCAGAAGCTGGCAGAAGAG aGGCCAAAGGGGAAAGGATGCAAGAGTGATGAAGATAAAAACAGGCGGTCTGGCCTTTCTGTTTACAGCAGTGAAGAAGATGAGACGTTAAACTGCTATGGAGCCATGAGCCCAACATTCAAG AAACTCCTCATTCAGTTTTACCCA GATGAAGCGAAGTGCAGAATACCAACAGATGGTAAATGTGTG ATCACAGAGCGAACAGAATCACTGAGAAAGAG CGCCAACATCAAGAAGAAGATTCCACAACCACTTTGTATTTCCAAGATTGACAAGAAACTGCAGCAGTACACACATGCTCTTGAG GTTTCCACAAAGGAATGCAAAACAACAAGTCCAGTCCTGGTGGATGTGATAAGTCCCCTTGGCCACAAAAAGAGTCTTTTTGAGGCTGGAGTGGCGTGGAACCAAAATGCTCTCTCAAACACATCACcaaag GAATGCTCATCTGGTAAAAAGTCTAAGTTTGTTGTGATGGCTTATGGCAAGTATGAGAAGGTTTCTGATGAGGACGGCTGTAGTGATGATACAAACTGGACAG gctGA